GTCGAGTGTGACCTTTCCGCGATTAAACAGAACCCAATCGCTGTTTTTCCCCTCCGAATCTCTGAATGGTTTAAAGAAAAGAACATCCAGGGTTGCCTTTTTATCTCCGAAGAAGAGTTCCGCAGGAATCTGTGAATAAAGTGAAGGCAGAAAAAACAAAAACGCCATTAAAATCGATTTTTTCATACGGCTGTTGATCCGGATTTGTAAAAAAAAGAGGGTGAACAAACTTTTCAAATTTTCGGGCGAATATACACTAATATTTTAAAGTGACAAAAATTTACCCTGACTATTGACTTTCTCTAAAATAATGCTTAAGTTACGGGCGTGAAAACGGTTCCCTCCCGTTTTTGACTAAACCTTACCGAAATAACCTGCCTGAGGCAAACCGTCCTGTGCGAGTTTGTACCTCCTTCTTACAGATATATGCTTTTTTGAAAGCAAACAAGATTTATAAATGGAGTCTCCATGACAAGACAATTGATCAGGATTTCCGTCCTTGTGATCTTTGCTGTCGGCAGTTCCTTTTCTCAGAATTCAGCCGGTGAAGGACTCGGCTCAGTATTGAATTCTGACGGTTCAATTAAAAGCGGGCAGAACGGTTCGTTTAGCGTTTCCGGATATAAAATGAAACTTGATGAAGCCGGAAAACCGTATTTTACAAATAACACCCGGATCGAGTCTCCAACTTCAGCTATAAACTGGAGTAATTTTAGCAACGGGACCGGTATTGAGGGAAGCCAGATATCTATTCAAATAAACGCGATTCTTGTAAATGGAAGCGATATCTATGTTGGTGGTCAGTTTGAATCGATAGGAAGTCTCATCTGCAAAAATGTTGCGAAGTGGGACGGTTCGAGTTGGAGCAGACTGGGTTCAGGCATGAACTCTCTCGTGAGAGCTCTTGCACATGATGGTACATACTTGTACTGCGGAGGAGGATTTTCCGTAGCCGGGGGGATATCAGCAAGCAGAATTGCCAAATGGGACGGCACCTCATGGTCAGCTATGGGTTCCGGACTTAATAATTATGTTAATTGCCTGACAATATTCAATTCCACACTTTATGCAGGTGGAGAATTTACGGGTTCGGGTGCAACCCCGTTAAACCGGATCGCAAGATGGAATGGATCGAGCTGGGAGGGTGTTGATAACGGCGTAAATGCTGTCGTTACTGCCATGACCTTCTCTGCTACAGATCTTTATGTTGCAGGCTCTTTTTCAACTGCGAACTCAATCTCAGCAATCAGGATTGCAAAGTGGAACTCTTCCTCGGGGTGGAGTGCCTTGGGTGCCGGGTTTAATAACACCCCGACCTCACTCGTTTATCTGAACGGCACACTCTATGCAGGTGGTACCTTCAGCATGTCAGGCACCACAACAGTGAATTATGTGGCACAATGGAACGGCAGCGCATGGACTGCTCTAAGTACCGGCGCCTCGGGTTGGGTTTATTCACTTGCTACCGACGGTACCGATCTGTATGTTGGCGGACAGTTCGCGAGCACGGGTGGCGTACCTGCAAACAATATTGCAAAATGGAACGGGGCGAGCTGGTCAGCTCTCGGAACGGGATTGGCAAACCATGTGCATGCTCTCGCATTCACTCCTACACAACTTATCGCCGGAGGTGATTTTACTTACAGCATCGCTACCTGGAATGGTACAATTTTCCAGTTCACAAACCACCACTTCGATGCAAGCAACTCAACTGTGCTGGTTACATCTCTGTGTATTATCGGGGGCGACACTTATGTGGGAGGTGTTTTTACTTCGATCGATGGTGTACCCGCAAGTAATATTGCAAAGTGGGACGGAGCCTCCTGGTCACCTCTGGGCTCGGGGGCAAATTCAAGTGTTCAGGCACTTGCTACTGACGGAGTGAACTTATATGTATGTGGTGGATTTTCGGTAATAGGTGGAATAACGACTCAGGCTGTTGCAAAATGGAACGGCTCTCTTTGGAGCAGTATTGGGGGAGGGATTCAGGGCACCGGGTACGACCTCATTTGGGTGGATGGTTCGCTTTATGTTGGGGGGTCTTTCAATACAGCAGGCGGAGTTGGTAATTCTGCAAAAATGATTGCCAAGTGGGACGGCACTTCCTGGTCTCCTCTTGGAAATGGTTTGAACAGCACCATATATGCTCTCGCGGCATCCGGCAGTGACATTTATGCCGGAGGAGAATTTACTCTGTCGGGCACAACTTCAGTAAACTATATTGCCAAGTGGGATGGAACCTCCTGGTCTCCTCTTGGAAGCGGGATGAATAATTCGGTGAGTGACATTAAAATATCGGGTTCAAATTTGTACGCAGGAGGTACATTTACTACAGCAGGTGGAACGGGTGCGAATCACATTGCAAGATGGAATGGTTCGACATGGATTTCAATGGGCTTGGGGGTGGACAACTTTGTATACAGTATTTGTCTCATCAACAACCATGTTTATGTTGCCGGCAACTTCTATACTGCAGGGGGGCTCTCTTCAGTCTCGGTCGCCAAATGGGATGGATCCGGATGGACCTCTTTAGGCACGGGACTCGACGATGCGGTTTATGCAATTATTCCATCCTGGAATTCACAAGGTTTTGTGGTTTCCGGGGCATTCATCACTTACAACGGTTCCAGTACTGCGAAAAGAATTGCGGTCTTCACCGACTCCGATAACCCGCTTCCCGTTGAGCTTGTCTCGTTTTCGGGGGCATTTCATGATGAAGATATCCACCTCAACTGGCAAACAGCGACAGAGATCGACAACAACGGCTTCGAAGTGGAGAGAAAAACCGCTGTGTCTGACTGGATGAAGATCGTCTTCATCGAGGGACACGGAACCAGCAACTCACCGAAATATTATTCATTCGAGGATCATTCAATTACCCCGGGTGAAAAATATCTCTATCGCCTTAAACAGATAGACGGTGACGGATCATTTACCCACTCCGGCACCATTGAAATTTCTTCCGCCAAAATAACTGATTTTATCCTCGAACAGAATTATCCCAACCCGTTTAATCCTGCAACTGTCATCCGTTTTTCTCTACCTCTTTCGGGGAATGTAAAACTGGAAGTCTTCGACTCAAAAGGTGAACGGGTGGCAGTTTTGATGGACGGATTCCGTGAATCCGGTGTTCATTCCGCAGTATTCGATGCAACAGAGCTTTCTTCCGGAGTATACCTCTACACCCTCAGTTCAGGGGGGCTGAAACTGATACGAAAGATGCTTTTGGTCAGATAACCTGACGCACTATCACAAATCAGGGGGAAGAAGTGAGCTCTGACTCATCTTCAACCCCGTGATTTGTATCCGGTTAAAACTATTTCAGCAGCAAGAGTTTGATGGTCTTTGAAAATCCGGCTGCATCCATCCGAAGGAAATATGCTCCTGATGAAAGATTTTCACCATCAAACACCATTTCATAGTTTCCCGCCGGCATTTCAGCATTAAGAATCTCCTTCACTTTCTTTCCGAGGGAATTGTAAACCGTCATTGTGATATTTCCGGCGACGGGAAGTTCATATCGAAGAACCGTGAGAGGATTAAACGGATTCGGGAAGTTTTGATACAGTTTGAAAGTCTCCGGAGCAGGTGAAAGATCGCTGATATCAGTGAAAGACTGATAAACGGCTGAGTATGTGTAACCGTAGTAACCACCGTCACCCACACTTCCATTATATGACAACTCAAGGAACATATCGCTTTCAACCCAGGCATTGGCTTGCCATTTGAAACCTGCACCGGTCAGTCCGTTCCCATGGACATCAAATGTGTAGTCAGACTTCTCCTGATCATACCATACAATTCCATCCGACCCCTGAAGAAGAAATGAGGCGACACTTCCCCATTGCGTTCTTCCCCAGGTGATTTTTGAACTGTTTTCCCATGCGTTGTTGCTCCAGAGTTGCATAATCTGGACAGTCTGGTAACCGGCAGGATTATAAGTATTGCTGTAGAGAGCATCCTTTAGCCAGGCAGAACCGTCATAACTTTCCTGCAACTCGGTGACGATGCATCCCGTGCCGTCACATGTATATTGGCTTCTGTGATCGGATATCCACATGGAGTTTTCATAATGTTCTACCAAAAGCATCATCGGATGACCATTCGCTGTGTAAGTATAAAGACTCCGGTGAAGGGGAAACCATTGGCTGTTAATCCAGTTCTCCATTAGCATGGTCAGGGGTTGCCCGAAGGAATTGTAGGTGTAGGTGAACCTCATCTGATATTCCCATGCGTTGTTCAACCACATGTAGAAGGTCATTATTAGAGGATTACCGGCGGAGCTCCAAACCGTTGTCATTTTGTTTTGATTGACCCATGCCGAATTTATCCAGGTTTGCGATGTCAATTCAGTAAGGCGGTTTTGGCTGTCGTAGGTGTATGTATCATAATAGTGATTTAGCCATGCGTTGTTTAGCCATTGATGTTGGAGGGAAGTAAGCCTGTTGCCTGCAGAATTGTTTGTAAATGTGTATTGTGTATGATTTACCCAGGCAGAGTTCTGATATGTTTGATATAACTCACCTGTAAGGTGACCCACGCTGTTGTAGATGAAATAATATTTTTCATTTGTCCCGCTCTTCAGATTTACCGTGACTTCCTGGGGTAGATAGATATTTGATGAAGCTGGTTTTTCCGGTACCCGCTCTCCCCTGAAGGAATAGCGATATAACTGATCAGAGATTAACTTCGCAATATCTGTGAATTGGCTGTGCTCTGTGTGGAGTCTGAAGTGGTTCGCCTGTCCATTCATGACAGGGATTGACAAAAGCTGTTGTGAGACAATATTAAAAGCGGAAAACACAACAGCCAAAAAAACAAATCTTAGCTGTTTCATGGTGTGCTCCTTCTGCCCAAAAATTTTCCGGGCAACGGAAATATAACAAATATTTTCTGTTTGTCAAGTGCCCGCTGTAGCAACCATTATTTACCGAACTGCATCGGCCCCGTAGCGTAAACAACCATTCCATCGCGGGTCATGAATGCGCACCTGTCTTCTCCGTTGCCGAAGAAAACGAACGACAAATAAGTGTTGTTGCCGGAGTTTCTCTCGAGGT
The nucleotide sequence above comes from Ignavibacteria bacterium. Encoded proteins:
- a CDS encoding T9SS type A sorting domain-containing protein; the protein is MTRQLIRISVLVIFAVGSSFSQNSAGEGLGSVLNSDGSIKSGQNGSFSVSGYKMKLDEAGKPYFTNNTRIESPTSAINWSNFSNGTGIEGSQISIQINAILVNGSDIYVGGQFESIGSLICKNVAKWDGSSWSRLGSGMNSLVRALAHDGTYLYCGGGFSVAGGISASRIAKWDGTSWSAMGSGLNNYVNCLTIFNSTLYAGGEFTGSGATPLNRIARWNGSSWEGVDNGVNAVVTAMTFSATDLYVAGSFSTANSISAIRIAKWNSSSGWSALGAGFNNTPTSLVYLNGTLYAGGTFSMSGTTTVNYVAQWNGSAWTALSTGASGWVYSLATDGTDLYVGGQFASTGGVPANNIAKWNGASWSALGTGLANHVHALAFTPTQLIAGGDFTYSIATWNGTIFQFTNHHFDASNSTVLVTSLCIIGGDTYVGGVFTSIDGVPASNIAKWDGASWSPLGSGANSSVQALATDGVNLYVCGGFSVIGGITTQAVAKWNGSLWSSIGGGIQGTGYDLIWVDGSLYVGGSFNTAGGVGNSAKMIAKWDGTSWSPLGNGLNSTIYALAASGSDIYAGGEFTLSGTTSVNYIAKWDGTSWSPLGSGMNNSVSDIKISGSNLYAGGTFTTAGGTGANHIARWNGSTWISMGLGVDNFVYSICLINNHVYVAGNFYTAGGLSSVSVAKWDGSGWTSLGTGLDDAVYAIIPSWNSQGFVVSGAFITYNGSSTAKRIAVFTDSDNPLPVELVSFSGAFHDEDIHLNWQTATEIDNNGFEVERKTAVSDWMKIVFIEGHGTSNSPKYYSFEDHSITPGEKYLYRLKQIDGDGSFTHSGTIEISSAKITDFILEQNYPNPFNPATVIRFSLPLSGNVKLEVFDSKGERVAVLMDGFRESGVHSAVFDATELSSGVYLYTLSSGGLKLIRKMLLVR
- a CDS encoding T9SS type A sorting domain-containing protein — encoded protein: MKQLRFVFLAVVFSAFNIVSQQLLSIPVMNGQANHFRLHTEHSQFTDIAKLISDQLYRYSFRGERVPEKPASSNIYLPQEVTVNLKSGTNEKYYFIYNSVGHLTGELYQTYQNSAWVNHTQYTFTNNSAGNRLTSLQHQWLNNAWLNHYYDTYTYDSQNRLTELTSQTWINSAWVNQNKMTTVWSSAGNPLIMTFYMWLNNAWEYQMRFTYTYNSFGQPLTMLMENWINSQWFPLHRSLYTYTANGHPMMLLVEHYENSMWISDHRSQYTCDGTGCIVTELQESYDGSAWLKDALYSNTYNPAGYQTVQIMQLWSNNAWENSSKITWGRTQWGSVASFLLQGSDGIVWYDQEKSDYTFDVHGNGLTGAGFKWQANAWVESDMFLELSYNGSVGDGGYYGYTYSAVYQSFTDISDLSPAPETFKLYQNFPNPFNPLTVLRYELPVAGNITMTVYNSLGKKVKEILNAEMPAGNYEMVFDGENLSSGAYFLRMDAAGFSKTIKLLLLK